The Bos javanicus breed banteng chromosome 11, ARS-OSU_banteng_1.0, whole genome shotgun sequence genome includes a window with the following:
- the EDF1 gene encoding endothelial differentiation-related factor 1 → MAESDWDTVTVLRKKGPTAAQAKSKQAILAAQRRGEDVETSKKWAAGQNKQHSITKNTAKLDRETEELHHDRVTLEVGKVIQQGRQSKGLTQKDLATKINEKPQVIADYESGRAIPNNQVLGKIERAIGLKLRGKDIGKPIEKGPRAK, encoded by the exons ATGGCTGAGAGCGACTGGGACACGGTGACGGTGCTGCGCAAAAAGGGCCCCACGGCCGCCCAGGCCAAGTCCAAGCAG GCCATCTTAGCGGCTCAGAGACGAGGAGAAGATGTGGAGACTTCTAAGAAAT GGGCCGCCGGCCAGAACAAGCAGCATTCGATCACCAAGAACACGGCCAAGCTGGACCGGGAGACCGAGGAGCTGCACCACGATCGGGTCACCCTGGAGGTCGGCAAGGTCATCCAGCAGGGCCGGCAGAGCAAGGGGCTGACGCAGAAGGACTTGGCCACG AAAATCAACGAGAAGCCGCAAGTCATTGCGGACTACGAGAGTGGCCGGGCCATTCCCAACAACCAGGTTCTGGGCAAGATCGAGAGAGCCATTG GCCTGAAGCTCCGGGGGAAGGACATTGGGAAGCCGATCGAGAAGGGGCCAAGGGCAAAATGA
- the TRAF2 gene encoding TNF receptor-associated factor 2 — protein sequence MAAASVTPPGSLDLLQPGFSKTLLGTKLEDKYLCSACKNVLRRPFQAQCGHRYCSFCLSSILSSGPQSCAACVHEGIYEEGVSILESSSAFPDNAARREVESLPAVCPSEGCSWKGTLKDYESCHEGQCPFMLTECPACKGLVRLGEKEHHLEHQCPERSLSCRHCRAPCSPADMKAHHQICPKFPLTCDGCGKKKIAREKFQDHVRACGRCRVPCRFHAVGCPEMVESEQQPEHEAQRLQEHLALLLGVLLEAGRPPGDSRLLLRPGEGALEAGTPSRVAELLQRCEALERKTATFENIVCVLNREVERVAVTAEACGRQHRLDQDRIEALSNKVQQLERSIGLKDLAMADLEQKVLEMEASTFDGVFIWKISDFSRKRQEAVAGRTPAIFSPAFYTSRCGYKMCLRAYLNGDGTGRGTHLSLFFVLMRGPHDALLRWPFNQKVTLMLLDQNNREHVIDAFRPDVTSSSFQRPVGDMNIASGCPLFCPVSKMEAKNSYVRDDAIFIKAIVDLTGL from the exons ATGGCTGCAGCCAGCGTGACCCCTCCCGGCTCCCTGGACCTACTGCAGCCCGGCTTCTCCAAGACTCTCCTGGGGACCAAGCTAGAGGACAAGTACCTGTGCTCGGCCTGCAAGAACGTGCTGCGCAGACCCTTCCAGGCTCAGTGTGGCCATCGCTACTGCTCCTTCTGCCTGAGCAGCATCCTGAG CTCCGGGCCCCAGAGCTGCGCCGCCTGCGTGCACGAGGGCATTTACGAGGAGGGCGTCTCAATCCTGGAGAGCAGCTCG GCGTTCCCGGACAATGCTGCCCGCAGGGAGGTGGAGAGCCTGCCGGCCGTCTGCCCCAGCGAGGGCTGCTCCTGGAAGGGGACCCTGAAGGACTACGAG AGCTGCCACGAAGGACAGTGCCCGTTCATGCTGACCGAGTGCCCGGCGTGCAAAGGCCTCGTGCGCCTGGGCGAGAAGGAGCACCACCTGGAGCACCAGTGCCCGGAGCGGAGCCTCAGCTGCCGGCACTGCAGGGCGCCCTGCTCCCCTGCCGACATGAAG GCGCACCACCAGATCTGCCCCAAGTTCCCCTTGACGTGCGACGGCTGCGGCAAGAAGAAGATCGCCCGTGAGAAG TTTCAGGACCACGTCCGGGCGTGTGGCAGATGCCGAGTCCCGTGCCGATTCCACGCTGTTGGCTGCCCCGAGATG GTGGAGAGCGAGCAGCAGCCGGAGCACGAGGCGCAGCGGCTCCAGGAGCACCTGGCCCTGCTGCTGGGCGTCCTGCTGGAGGCTGGGCGGCCCCCGGGGGACAGCCGCCTGCTCCTCAGGCCAGGCGAGGGCGCCTTGGAGGCCGGCACACCCTCCAGGGTGGCGGAGCTGCTGCAGAGGTGCGAGGCCCTGGAGCGGAAGACAGCCACCTTCGAGAACATCGTCTGTGTGCTGAACCGGGAGGTGGAGCGGGTGGCCGTGACGGCTGAGGCCTGCGGCCGGCAGCACCGGCTGGACCAAGACAGGATCGAGGCCCTGAGCAACAAG GTGCAGCAGCTGGAGAGGAGCATCGGCCTGAAGGACCTGGCCATGGCCGACCTGGAGCAGAAGGTCCTCGAGATGGAGGCGTCCACCTTTGACGGCGTGTTCATCTGGAAGATCTCGGACTTCTCCAGGAAGCGCCAGGAAGCCGTGGCCGGCCGCACGCCCGCCATCTTCTCCCCAG CCTTCTACACCAGCAGGTGCGGCTACAAGATGTGCCTGCGCGCCTACCTCAACGGGGACGGCACGGGGCGCGGCACGCACCTGTCCCTCTTCTTCGTGCTGATGCGTGGCCCGCACGACGCCCTCCTGCGCTGGCCCTTCAACCAGAAG GTGACCCTGATGCTGCTGGACCAGAACAACCGGGAGCACGTGATCGACGCCTTCAGGCCCGACGTGACCTCGTCCTCCTTCCAGAGGCCGGTCGGCGACATGAACATCGCCAGCGGCTGCCCGCTTTTCTGCCCTGTCTCCAAGATGGAGGCCAAGAACTCGTACGTGCGTGACGACGCCATCTTCATCAAGGCCATCGTGGACCTGACCGGGCTCTAG
- the FBXW5 gene encoding F-box/WD repeat-containing protein 5 isoform X2 encodes MDEGETPLLPDSLVYQIFLSLGPADVLAAGLACRQWQAVSRDECLWREQFYRYYQVARDVPRHPAATSWFEEFRRLYDAVPCVEVQTLREHTDQVLHLSFSHSGYQFASCSKDCTVKIWNNDPTISLLHSADMRPYNWSYTQFSQFNQDDSLLLASGVFLGPHNSSSGEIAVISLDTFALLSRVRNKPYDVFGCWLTDTSLISGNLHRIGDITSCSVLWLNNAFQDVESENVNVVKRLFKIQNLNASTIRTVMVADCSRFDSPDLLLDAGAPGTDSSRVFDLGSDGEDEESDPSPARAKGLRRLLDGFLEGRAQPLLPESTLETKVAKLLAQGHTKPPEQGRAAAGNKLLIFTTGCLTYSPHQIGIKQILPHQMTTAGPVLGEGRGSDAFFDALDHVIDVHGHIIGMGLSPDNRYLYVNSRAWPSGSVVADPMQPPPIAEEIDLLVFDLKTMREVKRALRAHRAYTPNDECFFIFLDVSRDFVASGAEDRHGYIWDRHYNICLAKLRHEDVVNSVVFSPQEQELLLTASDDATIKAWRSPRTVRVLQAPRPRPRPFFSWFASQKH; translated from the exons ATGGACGAGGGGGAAACACCCCTGCTTCCAGACAGCCTGGTCTACCAGATCTTCCTGAGCCTGGGCCCGGCCGACGTGCTGGCCGCCGGGCTGGCGTGCCGCCAGTGGCAGGCTGTGTCCAGGGACGAGTGCCTATGGAGGGAGCAGTTCTACCGCTACTACCAAGTGGCCCGAGATGTGCCCCGGCACCCAG cGGCCACGTCCTGGTTCGAGGAGTTCCGCCGCCTCTATGACGCGGTGCCCTGCGTGGAGGTGCAGACGCTCCGGGAGCACACCGACCAAGTCCTGCACCTCAGCTTCTCCCACTCAGGCTACCAGTTTGCTTCCTGCTCCAAGGACTGCACAGTGAAG ATTTGGAACAACGACCCGACCATCTCGCTACTGCACAGCGCGGACATGCGGCCCTACAACTGGAGCTACACCCAGTTCTCCCAGTTTAACCAGGACGACTCGCTGCTGCTGGCGTCTGGGGTGTTCCTAGGGCCCCACAACTCCTCCTCAGGCGAGATCGCGGTCATCAGCCTAG ACACCTTTGCCCTGCTGTCCCGGGTCCGCAACAAGCCCTACGACGTGTTTGGCTGCTGGCTCACCGACACCAGCTTGATCTCGGGGAACCTGCACCGCATCGGGGACATCACGTCCTGCTCAGTGCTCTGGCTCAACAACGCCTTCCAG GACGTGGAGTCGGAGAACGTGAACGTGGTGAAGCGGCTCTTCAAGATCCAGAACCTCAACGCCAGCACCATCCGCACCGTCATGGTGGCCGACTGCAGCCGCTTCGACAGCCCCGACCTCCTGCTGGACGCCGGCGCCCCCGGCACAGACTCCAGCCGCGTCTTCGACCTGGGCAGCGATGGCGAGGATGAGGAGAGCGACCCGAGTCCGGCCCGCGCCAAGGGCCTGCGGCGCCTCCTGGACGGGTTCCTGGAGGGCCGGGCACAGCCCCTGCTGCCGGAGAGCACGCTGGAGACTAAGGTGGCCAAGCTGCTGGCCCAGGGCCACACCAAGCCCCCGGAGCAGGGCAGGGCCGCCGCCGGGAACAAGCTCCTCATCTTCACCACCGGCTGCCTCACCTACTCACCGCACCAGATCG GCATCAAGCAGATCTTACCGCACCAGATGACCACAGCCGGGCCCGTTCTGGGCGAGGGCCGGGGCTCCGACGCCTTCTTCGATGCGCTGGACCACGTCATCGACGTGCACGGACATATCATCGGCATGGGCCTGTCCCCCGACAACAG GTACCTGTACGTGAACAGCCGCGCCTGGCCCAGCGGCTCGGTGGTGGCTGACCCCATGCAGCCGCCACCCATCGCCGAGGAGATCGACCTGCTGGTTTTCGATCTCAAGACCATGCGGGAGGTGAAGCGGGCTCTGCGCGCGCACCGCGCCTACACGCCCAACGACGAGTGCTTCTTCATCTTCCTGGACGTCAGCAGGGACTTCGTGGCCAG TGGGGCCGAGGACCGCCACGGCTACATCTGGGACCGCCACTACAACATCTGCCTGGCCAAGCTGCGGCACGAGGATGTGGTCAACTCTGTGGTCTTCAGCCCCCAGGAGCAAGAGCTCCTGCTGACGGCCAGCGACGACGCCACCATCAAAGCCTGGCGCTCGCCCCGCACCGTGCGCGTCCTCCAGGccccgcgcccgcgcccgcgccctTTTTTCTCCTGGTTCGCCAGCCAGAAGCACTGA
- the FBXW5 gene encoding F-box/WD repeat-containing protein 5 isoform X1 has translation MDEGETPLLPDSLVYQIFLSLGPADVLAAGLACRQWQAVSRDECLWREQFYRYYQVARDVPRHPAATSWFEEFRRLYDAVPCVEVQTLREHTDQVLHLSFSHSGYQFASCSKDCTVKIWNNDPTISLLHSADMRPYNWSYTQFSQFNQDDSLLLASGVFLGPHNSSSGEIAVISLAPPAPPLPSAPPDTFALLSRVRNKPYDVFGCWLTDTSLISGNLHRIGDITSCSVLWLNNAFQDVESENVNVVKRLFKIQNLNASTIRTVMVADCSRFDSPDLLLDAGAPGTDSSRVFDLGSDGEDEESDPSPARAKGLRRLLDGFLEGRAQPLLPESTLETKVAKLLAQGHTKPPEQGRAAAGNKLLIFTTGCLTYSPHQIGIKQILPHQMTTAGPVLGEGRGSDAFFDALDHVIDVHGHIIGMGLSPDNRYLYVNSRAWPSGSVVADPMQPPPIAEEIDLLVFDLKTMREVKRALRAHRAYTPNDECFFIFLDVSRDFVASGAEDRHGYIWDRHYNICLAKLRHEDVVNSVVFSPQEQELLLTASDDATIKAWRSPRTVRVLQAPRPRPRPFFSWFASQKH, from the exons ATGGACGAGGGGGAAACACCCCTGCTTCCAGACAGCCTGGTCTACCAGATCTTCCTGAGCCTGGGCCCGGCCGACGTGCTGGCCGCCGGGCTGGCGTGCCGCCAGTGGCAGGCTGTGTCCAGGGACGAGTGCCTATGGAGGGAGCAGTTCTACCGCTACTACCAAGTGGCCCGAGATGTGCCCCGGCACCCAG cGGCCACGTCCTGGTTCGAGGAGTTCCGCCGCCTCTATGACGCGGTGCCCTGCGTGGAGGTGCAGACGCTCCGGGAGCACACCGACCAAGTCCTGCACCTCAGCTTCTCCCACTCAGGCTACCAGTTTGCTTCCTGCTCCAAGGACTGCACAGTGAAG ATTTGGAACAACGACCCGACCATCTCGCTACTGCACAGCGCGGACATGCGGCCCTACAACTGGAGCTACACCCAGTTCTCCCAGTTTAACCAGGACGACTCGCTGCTGCTGGCGTCTGGGGTGTTCCTAGGGCCCCACAACTCCTCCTCAGGCGAGATCGCGGTCATCAGCCTAG ccccgcccgccccgccccttccctcTGCTCCCCCAGACACCTTTGCCCTGCTGTCCCGGGTCCGCAACAAGCCCTACGACGTGTTTGGCTGCTGGCTCACCGACACCAGCTTGATCTCGGGGAACCTGCACCGCATCGGGGACATCACGTCCTGCTCAGTGCTCTGGCTCAACAACGCCTTCCAG GACGTGGAGTCGGAGAACGTGAACGTGGTGAAGCGGCTCTTCAAGATCCAGAACCTCAACGCCAGCACCATCCGCACCGTCATGGTGGCCGACTGCAGCCGCTTCGACAGCCCCGACCTCCTGCTGGACGCCGGCGCCCCCGGCACAGACTCCAGCCGCGTCTTCGACCTGGGCAGCGATGGCGAGGATGAGGAGAGCGACCCGAGTCCGGCCCGCGCCAAGGGCCTGCGGCGCCTCCTGGACGGGTTCCTGGAGGGCCGGGCACAGCCCCTGCTGCCGGAGAGCACGCTGGAGACTAAGGTGGCCAAGCTGCTGGCCCAGGGCCACACCAAGCCCCCGGAGCAGGGCAGGGCCGCCGCCGGGAACAAGCTCCTCATCTTCACCACCGGCTGCCTCACCTACTCACCGCACCAGATCG GCATCAAGCAGATCTTACCGCACCAGATGACCACAGCCGGGCCCGTTCTGGGCGAGGGCCGGGGCTCCGACGCCTTCTTCGATGCGCTGGACCACGTCATCGACGTGCACGGACATATCATCGGCATGGGCCTGTCCCCCGACAACAG GTACCTGTACGTGAACAGCCGCGCCTGGCCCAGCGGCTCGGTGGTGGCTGACCCCATGCAGCCGCCACCCATCGCCGAGGAGATCGACCTGCTGGTTTTCGATCTCAAGACCATGCGGGAGGTGAAGCGGGCTCTGCGCGCGCACCGCGCCTACACGCCCAACGACGAGTGCTTCTTCATCTTCCTGGACGTCAGCAGGGACTTCGTGGCCAG TGGGGCCGAGGACCGCCACGGCTACATCTGGGACCGCCACTACAACATCTGCCTGGCCAAGCTGCGGCACGAGGATGTGGTCAACTCTGTGGTCTTCAGCCCCCAGGAGCAAGAGCTCCTGCTGACGGCCAGCGACGACGCCACCATCAAAGCCTGGCGCTCGCCCCGCACCGTGCGCGTCCTCCAGGccccgcgcccgcgcccgcgccctTTTTTCTCCTGGTTCGCCAGCCAGAAGCACTGA
- the C8G gene encoding complement component C8 gamma chain isoform X1, translated as MACTVRRSLQARILGCLFLLQGIFPTQGSNPVLPRCRWTQSHLVDKDQRSTWTLDTGHGDRPLPGSAGPRSDVQGLSHGCQHLPKAGWNLLGSAAAVRRHGTPRALPAPSPGRPRAGGRGRRGHGLPRLCRLVPGEGAAAVGEAVRYVLGPWGPGLLRPQGCWVGWVGPLLPPACPCSSAQMWGQNGTGKRGSRGQIAARGTQPSPQSALQAPAPWVPRSPCVLHAVRSLPVSDSFLSVFEQRVQGANLTEDHTLFFPKYGFCEAADQFHTLDEVRR; from the exons atgGCGTGTACAGTTCGTCGcagtctccaagcaagaatcctgggttgccttttcctcctccaggggatcttcccgacccagggttcaaacccggttctcccgcgttgcaggtggaCTCAGAGCCACCTGGTGGACAAAGACCAGAGGTCAACTTGGACTTTGGACACCGGACATGGCGACCGGCCCCTGCCGGGAAGCGCAGGGCCAAGGTCAGATGTCCAGG GGCTCAGCCATGGTTGTCAGCACCTTCCGAAAGCT ggatggaatctgctgGGCAGTGCGGCAGCTGTACGGAGACACGGGACGCCCAGGGCGCTTCCTGCTCCAAG CCCGGGGCGCCCGCGGGCCGGTGGACGTGGTCGTCGGGGACACGGACTACCGCGGCTTTGCCGTCTTGTACCTGGAGAGGGCGCGGCAGCTGTCGGTGAAGCTGTACGGTACgtcctggggccctggggcccgGGTCTGCTGCGCCCGCAGGGCTGTTGGGTGGGCTGGGTgggccctctcctccctcccgccTGCCCCTGCTCTTCAGCCCAAATGTGGGGACAGAACGGGACGGGGAAGCGGGGGAGCAGGGGTCAGATCGCAGCCCGAGGCACACAGCCCAGCCCCCAGAGCGCCCTGCAGGCCCCTGCCCCGTGGGTGCCCAGGAGCCCGTGTGTCCTGCACGCAGTCCGCTCGCTCCCTGTGAGCGATTCCTTCCTGAGTGTGTTTGAGCAGCGGGTCCAGGGGGCCAACCTGACCGAGGACCACACCCTGTTCTTCCCCAAGTACG GTTTCTGCGAGGCCGCGGACCAGTTCCACACCCTGGACG AAGTGCGGAGGTGA
- the C8G gene encoding complement component C8 gamma chain isoform X2 gives MACTVRRSLQARILGCLFLLQGIFPTQGSNPVLPRCRWTQSHLVDKDQRSTWTLDTGHGDRPLPGSAGPSSLGQRVRRPPRPPSPISTIQPKANFDAQQFSGTWLLVAVASPCRYLQEQGHRAEATTLHVAPQGSAMVVSTFRKLDGICWAVRQLYGDTGRPGRFLLQARGARGPVDVVVGDTDYRGFAVLYLERARQLSVKLYVRSLPVSDSFLSVFEQRVQGANLTEDHTLFFPKYGFCEAADQFHTLDEVRR, from the exons atgGCGTGTACAGTTCGTCGcagtctccaagcaagaatcctgggttgccttttcctcctccaggggatcttcccgacccagggttcaaacccggttctcccgcgttgcaggtggaCTCAGAGCCACCTGGTGGACAAAGACCAGAGGTCAACTTGGACTTTGGACACCGGACATGGCGACCGGCCCCTGCCGGGAAGCGCAGGGCCAAG CTCCCTGGGTCAGCGGGTGCGGAGACCCCCGCGGCCCCCATCCCCTATCAGCACCATCCAGCCCAAGGCCAACTTTGACGCCCAGCAG TTCTCAGGGACCTGGCTCCTGGTGGCCGTGGCCTCCCCGTGTCGCTACCTGCAGGAGCAGGGCCATCGGGCTGAGGCCACCACTCTGCACGTGGCTCCTCAGGGCTCAGCCATGGTTGTCAGCACCTTCCGAAAGCT ggatggaatctgctgGGCAGTGCGGCAGCTGTACGGAGACACGGGACGCCCAGGGCGCTTCCTGCTCCAAG CCCGGGGCGCCCGCGGGCCGGTGGACGTGGTCGTCGGGGACACGGACTACCGCGGCTTTGCCGTCTTGTACCTGGAGAGGGCGCGGCAGCTGTCGGTGAAGCTGTACG TCCGCTCGCTCCCTGTGAGCGATTCCTTCCTGAGTGTGTTTGAGCAGCGGGTCCAGGGGGCCAACCTGACCGAGGACCACACCCTGTTCTTCCCCAAGTACG GTTTCTGCGAGGCCGCGGACCAGTTCCACACCCTGGACG AAGTGCGGAGGTGA
- the C8G gene encoding complement component C8 gamma chain isoform X3, with amino-acid sequence MLTPRIAALLTLLLASSSLGQRVRRPPRPPSPISTIQPKANFDAQQFSGTWLLVAVASPCRYLQEQGHRAEATTLHVAPQGSAMVVSTFRKLDGICWAVRQLYGDTGRPGRFLLQARGARGPVDVVVGDTDYRGFAVLYLERARQLSVKLYVRSLPVSDSFLSVFEQRVQGANLTEDHTLFFPKYGFCEAADQFHTLDEVRR; translated from the exons ATGCTGACCCCCAGGATTGCAGCCCTCTTGACTCTGCTTCTGGCCAGCAGCTCCCTGGGTCAGCGGGTGCGGAGACCCCCGCGGCCCCCATCCCCTATCAGCACCATCCAGCCCAAGGCCAACTTTGACGCCCAGCAG TTCTCAGGGACCTGGCTCCTGGTGGCCGTGGCCTCCCCGTGTCGCTACCTGCAGGAGCAGGGCCATCGGGCTGAGGCCACCACTCTGCACGTGGCTCCTCAGGGCTCAGCCATGGTTGTCAGCACCTTCCGAAAGCT ggatggaatctgctgGGCAGTGCGGCAGCTGTACGGAGACACGGGACGCCCAGGGCGCTTCCTGCTCCAAG CCCGGGGCGCCCGCGGGCCGGTGGACGTGGTCGTCGGGGACACGGACTACCGCGGCTTTGCCGTCTTGTACCTGGAGAGGGCGCGGCAGCTGTCGGTGAAGCTGTACG TCCGCTCGCTCCCTGTGAGCGATTCCTTCCTGAGTGTGTTTGAGCAGCGGGTCCAGGGGGCCAACCTGACCGAGGACCACACCCTGTTCTTCCCCAAGTACG GTTTCTGCGAGGCCGCGGACCAGTTCCACACCCTGGACG AAGTGCGGAGGTGA